The proteins below come from a single Odontesthes bonariensis isolate fOdoBon6 chromosome 18, fOdoBon6.hap1, whole genome shotgun sequence genomic window:
- the LOC142367985 gene encoding tektin-B1-like, which produces MGHLSSRHMEVSQWQALISESIGRVDREIAAVEQVQVVAERCLQERQLYSQLMSNCVALKCDLTSTGLRQDRAFGELRKEEQMTNESRDLLQTQICILLDKLSALQKIRTQLLADFQDKGEAVKLATKCITHQFESPSSRLPACQYKPVHVSYEKWLSQCKNLRLTSDNLVKESSSFRGNLQFSLVNLKNFQERQRHSTDGSLRRKIHELNRLQDTMTWERQRIKEEISDLTKDIQKVAGQVRNCDSRFHQANHRLDILNQRPRFELCLDNPHISLTLEKQDLAKMAAGLRSVLKRSQQDLELTQRRLVILEDKLAKNARTLEMEQRCQKLHQSFLPALDTAVVLANKPRVPASMSSSRICAHLQ; this is translated from the exons ATGGGGCACCTCAGCTCTCGGCATATGGAGGTGAGCCAATGGCAGGCCCTCATATCTGAGAGTATAGGCCGTGTTGATCGGGAAATTGCTGCTGTGGAGCAG GTGCAAGTTGTTGCTGAACGCTGTCTCCAAGAGAGGCAGTTGTACAGTCAGCTCATGAGCAACTGTGTGGCACTTAAATGCGACTTGACCTCAACGGGCCTAAGACAAGACCGAGCCTTCGGTGAGCTGAGGAAAGAAGAGCAGATGACCAATGAGAGCAGAGACTTGCTTCAGACACAGATCTGCATCCTGCTCGACAAACTGAG CGCTCTACAGAAAATCCGCACTCAGCTCCTCGCAGATTTCCAAGACAAAGGTGAAGCCGTCAAGCTCGCCACCAAATGTATCACCCATCAGTTTGAAAGTCCAAGTTCCAGACTGCCCGCTTGTCAGTACAAACCCGTCCATGTTAGCTATGAGAAGTGGCTGTCTCAATGCAAAAATCTGAGGCTGACATCTGATAACCTGGTTAAGGAGTCTTCCTCCTTTAGGGGAAACCTGCAGTTCTCTCTGGTTAAT CTAAAAAACTTCCAAGAGCGTCAACGCCACAGCACAGATGGTTCTCTCAGGAGGAAGATCCATGAACTGAACAGGCTCCAGGATACCATGACGTGGGAGAGGCAGAGG ATCAAAGAAGAGATTTCTGATCTGACAAAAGACATACAGAAAGTGGCAGGTCAGGTCAGGAACTGTGATTCCAGGTTTCATCAGGCCAACCATCGCCTTGACATCCTCAACCAGAGGCCCAGATTTGAGCTCTGCCTGGACAAT CCCCACATCAGCCTCACCCTGGAGAAACAGGACCTGGCAAAAATGGCAGCTGGACTTCGCTCTGTGTTGAAACGCTCCCA GCAAGATCTGGAGCTCACACAGAGGCGCCTGGTCATTCTGGAGGACAAACTTGCCAAAAATGCTCGTACCCTTGAGATGGAGCAGAGGTGCCAGAAGCTGCACCAGAGTTTTCTGCCTGCACTCGACACAGCCGTGGTCCTCGCTAACAAGCCCAGGGTGCCTGCATCCATGAGCAGCTCCAGAATTTGTGCCCACTTACAGTAG
- the stmnd1 gene encoding uncharacterized protein stmnd1, translating to MGCGHSTNSAVHPLTEVNRDEDETGSKPGGRGDSAVSKVTTDSGVVMENRGTLVLPEAASDVLPARTSESIRESEVDRATQHAADPGVLQQDGPVQERPKSSEILKELLTQGIIPVGQSRDGAAYNIVLDGREGFVRRPPARLESLQAKKGQSLLSRQEIDEKMRLTEERRKFKEDELKTRLRTKSARVRGHAPVSSIDEDAFLTPVESLQSHLTPNPTSALKLRSQIPREPAEGGEWVREARCDGRECREEVRGTGKTGEGEGEHVDQRGKVVKDGEKEEEEEVTTVEELKADELLKSLGELESDSSFQCAENKEEIF from the exons ATGGGATGCGGACACTCGACAAACAGCGCGGTCCACCCGCTGACGGAGGTGAACAGAGACGAG GATGAGACGGGAAGCAAACCTGGAGGCCGTGGCGACTCAGCCGTGTCAAAGGTGACCACGGACAGTGGGGTGGTGATGGAGAACAGAGGCACCCTGGTGTTACCAGAGGCAGCGTCCGATGTACTCCCTGCTCGAACATCTGAGAGCATCAGGGAAAGTGAGGTGGACAGAGCTACACAACATG CTGCTGATCCAGGCGTGCTGCAGCAGGACGGCCCAGTACAGGAGCGGCCAAAGTCCAGTGAGATCCTTAAGGAGCTGCTGACCCAGGGCATCATTCCGGTTGGACAGAGCAGAGACGGGGCTGCCTACAACATCGTG ctggaCGGGAGGGAAGGCTTTGTGCGAAGGCCTCCCGCCCGACTGGAGTCTCTGCAGGCCAAAAAGGGTCAAAGTCTCCTCAGCAGACAAGAGATTGATGAGAAGATGAGGCTGACTGAAGAGAGACGCAAG TTCAAGGAAGATGAGCTCAAGACTCGTTTAAGAACAAAGTCTGCGCGTGTCCGCGGCCATGCTCCTGTCTCCAGCATCGATGAGGATGCGTTCCTCACCCCTGTGGAGTCACTACAGTCGCATCTCACCCCAAACCCGACTTCAGCTCTAAAGCTCCGCAGCCAGATCCCCCGGGAGCCTGCTGAGGGAGGAGAGTGGGTTAGAGAGGCTCGGTGTGATGGCAGGGAGTGCCGGGAAGAGGTGAGGGGAACAGGAAAGACAggagaaggagagggagagcATGTAGATCAGAGAGGGAAAGTGGTAAAGGATGGTgagaaggaagaagaagaggaggtgaCCACGGTGGAGGAGCTCAAGGCAGATGAGCTCCTCAAAAGCTTGGGGGAGCTGGAGAGTGATTCTAGTTTTCAATGTGCAGaaaataaagaggaaatatTTTAG